One Streptococcus sp. zg-86 DNA window includes the following coding sequences:
- the lacD gene encoding tagatose-bisphosphate aldolase translates to MEKLQLSQAKYDHLVRLSNDEKVIAALAIDQRGALKRLLSAAADADFGDEILVDFKKVISSDLTQYASSILLDAEYGVPASELRHPDCGFIAAYEKTGYDASTPGRLPDLLPNWSAKRIKELGADAVKILLYYDVDDKPEINDIKHAWIERIGSECIAEDIPYFVEILTYDASDMDVTSREYAALKPHKVNGAMREFSKARYNADVLKVEVPVNMNFVEGYTDQEPVYSLEEAKAYFKEQAEATHLPFIFLSAGVSAKLFQETLVVAKEAGSSFNGVLCGRATWKDAVAVFAKEGEAAAKAWLADQGRQNMEELNGVLETTASSWLDKVEVK, encoded by the coding sequence ATGGAAAAATTACAACTTTCACAGGCTAAGTATGATCATTTAGTTCGTCTATCCAATGATGAAAAAGTGATTGCAGCCCTCGCAATTGACCAACGTGGTGCCTTGAAACGGCTCTTGTCGGCAGCGGCAGATGCTGATTTTGGAGATGAGATTTTGGTTGATTTCAAAAAAGTCATTTCAAGTGATTTGACTCAGTATGCAAGCTCTATCTTACTGGATGCGGAATATGGTGTACCAGCTTCAGAATTGCGCCATCCAGATTGTGGGTTTATTGCGGCTTATGAGAAAACAGGATATGATGCGTCAACACCAGGTCGCTTACCAGACTTGCTTCCAAATTGGTCTGCAAAACGGATCAAAGAATTGGGTGCAGATGCGGTGAAAATCTTGCTTTACTATGATGTAGATGATAAGCCAGAAATTAACGATATCAAGCATGCCTGGATCGAACGAATCGGTAGCGAGTGTATTGCTGAAGATATTCCATACTTTGTGGAAATCTTGACCTATGATGCTAGCGATATGGATGTGACATCTCGTGAATATGCAGCCTTGAAACCTCATAAAGTAAATGGTGCGATGCGTGAATTTAGCAAGGCTCGCTACAATGCTGATGTCTTGAAGGTGGAAGTTCCAGTTAATATGAACTTTGTGGAAGGCTATACGGATCAAGAACCTGTTTATAGCCTAGAAGAAGCAAAAGCATACTTTAAAGAACAAGCAGAAGCAACTCATCTACCATTTATCTTCTTGAGTGCGGGTGTATCCGCTAAACTCTTCCAAGAAACACTTGTGGTAGCTAAAGAAGCAGGTTCTAGCTTTAATGGTGTGCTGTGTGGTCGTGCAACATGGAAAGATGCAGTGGCTGTCTTTGCGAAAGAAGGAGAAGCTGCGGCTAAGGCATGGTTGGCAGACCAAGGTCGTCAGAATATGGAAGAATTGAATGGTGTCCTTGAAACGACTGCAAGTTCTTGGCTTGATAAAGTAGAAGTCAAGTAA